Genomic DNA from Lycorma delicatula isolate Av1 chromosome 5, ASM4794821v1, whole genome shotgun sequence:
tagagaaatagcgtaactatgtaagtacttgttacaaataaaaaattttttattttcactttggttttaatttcgtggccgatcggaccttgaaaaaaataatccttgtatttatgccatttgctgtaaagcagatggtaattttttatcttaatcaaaTTTGTAGCATGAGAgatgttggtttttattttgatcttggcatgtgtttacattttaagatgagttttaattgtttttaattctgaatttttaatatttgtttttaaaacacttaCATCATGTTCAAGCGATGGTAACACTGAACTGTttttcactctaaaaaaaaaacaaaaaacacagacAGCACCAATTTACAGCTTGCTCTACTAAGGAGATCCTACAGAATTTTTTCagtgcaaaatttatttataaatgagtgTGGCTGCCAAGATCCCTTGATCTGGCTAGTCCAGACTTCCTTTCTGTGGGCTTCCTTAAAAGGAATTGTTTGTCAGAGCAGACCACACATGCTGTatgaattgaagacaaacattaccagtGCCAcccaggaaatagataaatacagTTAACAAgagttacattttttgtaaaaataaattttttaaacaaaaatttgttttattaaaaaaaaagtgttcaattatgaaaatctttatataaaatatatttctttgaacCTATAATACAAAGTCATCAGGGatgataaatggaaaaattattgtagagcaataattcaaatttaacagGACTGAACTTTAATATTCCACTGTTTGTTTAGTTCCAGTATCTGAACTTTTAATctcaatgatttttttgtttttttattgaactacttaaattaatataattaacaaaatatacatcaacattttttaataatttaatataatatattcagaaCATCGAATGAGCAAAATCCCTTCATTAGAATTTTtgcattaaacaataaaatatgctTTGTAAGTctaattttcaacttgaaaaatTTAGCTCTAATCAAAAACAagctatttacaatttatttattcttaatttgacCTGATTAAGTCAAAATATAAAGATGATTTGAAGcacatactttatttttattgcagatttttaatctgatataaatttttttaaatatcattttagtttcaataaaaatttggatAGGCCTATTAAATGTTACCAGTATTATAAAGAAGAGATTTACAAGGAACAAAAGATGTGAAACCTGCAttgtaataaagagaaaattatgaattatagcTCTCTGAAGtgtgggaataattttttttttcactgtaagtTAACTGACCAAGTTATGAAAATAGATTGAAAACTTATCACCATACCATCAGCAGAACTTCATCTGCATTATTGTTGTACATTGTACAATAGAGCTGTCTATGGTACATAAAATTTGTGCCTATATACCctctatgtaaaaaaatacaaatggttttagaaaaccttttccttttttgaagtcttaaaaagtatattataactTTAATACTACTTAGGAATAATACTATACAAGAAAAActgagcaattaaaaaaaattcattataatgacACTTTTTCATCTTCTCCATCTACATACTGGTTTTTAATACtgcaaataaattacttttattatttattaatgcttagaaataaagtatttcagtaattttttttatacatatgagAAATTCAACTCTGAAATCAATTGCAAATAATGAACAAACTACTACAAAAAATATGgcattatagaataatttaaaaacttttcataaaaaaaagagaaaaaagaaaaaacttggtTTTGTGTGTTGCTCCCAgcctgaaaaatatataaataaataagagatttttatcacatgtattaaaacaaaaactattgttACTGAATGTTAATTagtaattctaataattaatctttcatacatatagaaaatagaatttttgatttgttgataatttacagttatacaaaatgaataaattagtgGCTACAGTTATTGGTGCAGTATCACCTCATTTGAAAAGGTTTACTCCATTTTTATACAGTAAGTATACTTCCCAATATTGCcagttaactaaatttttttaaatttactatcatCCCTACCAAATCAGTTTGTTATTGCAACTGTAAATACCTTAGTAATATAATAAGATTCTgactaatcattattattaattacatattagggtaatattattctaataattctatgtttgaattccagtcaggctTTGTATTTTACACACGCACTAAAAATTCATCCCTCATTACTGATTAGGCCTAccctgttttaaataaaaaaagaaataaataaataatccagtaTTTAATTGAAAGAGTAAATGAAGTGGTGACTGACTACCTAACaagaattcattcataaaaaaaaagaaaatggggtGGTAACTATAATTTGTCTTGCGAgagaataaataatgataatggaGGCTGTGAACTATTAAACATTTAGTTGAAAGAATTAACTTTTGtatcaatcataaaatttatatcttattttctgATATTAGATTATCGATCATGTTTATCATTTACCACATAATGGTATACTTTTAATTTCTGCTCTTATAAGTTTctgaaaacaaaatgataaacaattttaaaaaaaaaaacttaaaaagaatagtttttatagaaaaatttttttcagctgcagtaatttatattataatttagtggtttctttaaaaaaaaaataatttcacatttttatagaaatcatATTCACTGGGTTACTCTTCATGAAACTGTTATGCTATAATCATGTCTTTTGTTTAACCATGCTAATGTTATTCAACTTTGATAGGGAATTCTGGACTATTCACTACAGATtagattagatattttaaaagtgcAAGTCACTGAACCAGAATAGTATGTCAAGTGCTTATTctagtaatgaaataattacctAAAATCTTTGCTAAGAATTTAACTTCTATGTTAAAAAACCTTGAATAAAATCATACATACATTACTCAACATTTTAGTTATcagtatattaatattgtttacaatatttttatatgtaaaaatgtgtatgtgttttAAACAATTGCAGTAGGTTTAGGATAGTGTCTCAAAACACTTATTTACAGAAAAGCTTTCTTAGACCACTAATGCATcaaccaaataattaaaataaacacacaacATTATAAAATAGGATTTTACAAGTATTAATTCTATTCATGTAGGTGATGAGGCAATTACGGGGCTGCAAAATGAAATTTGGCAATATCTTCTACTGGGTTGTGggtgatttctttaaaaataaataggaaaatactTAATACTAACAGATATTAAGAAATGAGAACCACTTGAACAAGAGTAAACAGAATACATCTTTGGATATATATTCTTAGAAGATTATAGACATCTCTTCAGCTTTGATTCTTagttatagttaattttatagtAGGTTTTATTTTTGCTAACAATAGTTTGTTGTTCAGCCtacataatagttaaaaatttagctGATATCCATGAATGAATGGTAACTTTTATttggaggttctgggttcaaatccgagtctggcatggcatttttcttacagtacaaaaatttaatttctgtattccTTATGCAAGTTTTGGAAGTTTCTGTGGTATCATTTTACGTttgaacttaaatatattgatgtaatactacattatatagtaatatattatattatatattttaatgatttaaattacttGACAatgtgaagtatttttaaataggtcAATTACTTTGTGcatgtaaaaatgttaagatcTTTGGCCAACTActtattttcaattacaaaaaattttaattgaatgaatATACTGAAATACttgatttcagtatttttttacacaaatgtctgaaattttttctttgatatgtcatgaaaattacttttattttcttattgcgGTATAgaagattgaagaaaaatttgtaaaaagaaaagtatttttaaaatattaaatatttatctataaataatatttttattattaataatataatattactttaaacaatATACTAATACTTTTGTTTCCTTGTTTAaacttctttcattaaaattcaaataagtgaATTGTTCTGAaataacattttgattaaaaaattaactataagtaatgagttaaatatatgtaatagtttTGAGcacttttttttacaagaaagtgTAATAGCCCTGAGATAAGTCCAATTGGAACAAAGTAGTGCcccaaattaattataaaaattaaagttaatattattacttttttaatgaaaaataaaatttgttaaaaaaatgtctttttttcaagaaaatctttataatttggGAAGTTACTGGGAAGACAAAGTTGGAAGACCTATGATATATCCTTATACTTATACGGCAGTATTAAtgacatttccttttaaattctaTGTTAGCAACGGATGGTcagtaaaatactatttaattgcTACTTTATTGTGTATGCCATTTCACAGGAAATTATCAAAAGCTGGTAAGTATTTGCtaagatatattatatacaattatgtttaatttttttgaggtacgtatgaatttaaaaagttgtaaagttttttgtttacaatctaATATTTCCATGAAATCTAAGATCACGCATGTGTGCatgtgcacacatacacacacacacacacacacacacacacacacacacacacacacacacacacacacacacacacacacacatgcagagagagagagaatgaagaAGATTAATGCTAACTCAAAAATCTGATACTTCAAAGGCATTTCTGAAGAAGTCCAATACATacaaattgttattaatacagAATGTTTTGAACAGAGTGCAGTCTGTTGATGCTAATCAACTTTCTTTCATACATATCCCCAGAGTAtggtatcaatttttaaaaaatcttgtaaacaaatattaaaataaaaaaaggtactgtaacagaataaaataaaaacttgcatATGTAACAGAATTTTATGCAAGATGAGAAATGTCCTAAGATTTTTACATGCAAAGGtctgttttattgaataatatatgcattaaaaagttacaaatgtaattttcactactcttaattattatttctaaaaaaaataaaatttatttttagcataagagtataataaatgttatactttCCATAAGTAAAGCAAATTAACTGTTAAGGACAGTAcagagatgaaaaataaatttcatttgaagtatTTACAAGCCAAACAAACCAAACAAAATTGTAATgtcaaataaatacaattattgaaataaaaaactatttgttgCAGTTCTGATTTCCTGTGTCTTATCAAAAAGACCATCTCAAATTGGGCCATCTATTTTTATTAGCTATTTGTATTACCATCTACCCCAAGGTTAAAAAATTGCTGGACAGCtcttcaatttaaaatatcaatatcaattCAAATATACGTTCTAAGACAGCATAATAACGCTTTGCACAGCTCTTGTACtgtaaatgttgtttaaaaactGTAACACTTGGACCATGCATTTTCTCTATTATATGATATTGAGCCCTTTTACAAACCAATAAACTGCTGTTCAAAGCTGTAATTCTTCTATTAATGCACTATTTCTGATATTTTCTCTACACAATTAGGTTCTTGAAAAGTTAGTTAATAAATAGAAGCTTTTGACCACTTAGCCTacatctttcattaaatttttatggtaGTTCCATAAAAGTGTAAACTACTTACAAATTCAAAAATGCACAATCATTTCATCTTTACCTGACCacattttaaccaaaaataaaaatcaaagatcaaaaatatataaaaaaagtattactttcaaGGATTTGAGACCTATCCTAAGTGCTCATAGATATTATCTAGTAAATCACAATCAAGAGTTACTAGagtagaaattttagaaatagaaCCCCATGCATAActtgttaaattaaatagtagTAGCAGTCCCTAAGGTAGTATTTTactctttgtagttttgaaaaacattgaaagttaaaacttttattactagTTAGGTTGTGACTAGTATTAATTATGAGAATGGTTTTAGAAACGGTCCTCAAACATCTATATTGAAGTACTGATTTCATCTGTATACTTGTATACTAACAgacttatacatttaaaaaagaacttttagtACAAATtggcagtttatttaattgtatttaaatgcacctttaaacattttaagtCCTGAAGCTGTTTCCTAACAGTGGTCACAGTTCAGAATCTCACATTTTTCAAGTGATATTGTGATATTAATACATTCAGATTGTGATAACTTCTGTCAAATGTTTACTTTTAGTTCAACAATCTGTGGAGATTGGAAAACTGAATAACTTCATACTCTGTCAGAAAAACTGCATATTATGAAATCCAGTGATCTTTAGGGCAAAGGAATACTGCTGTATCTGAAAATAACATGGTCTGGAAACAATCGTTTAATGTTAGCATTCATTAACTGTCTGGCAGTCTCCATCCAGTTTGGGTGGATCTGGTTTTTCTGCTATTTGAAAAGACAAAATATCTTCACTCTTTCAGTTGCGAGTGTATAAGTTGTAACCTTGTCACAAATCCACACGTTCAAGTACACACATTTAGAAGTAAAATCTTGACAGATTACTCAACAATAAGAGTAAATGagtacatgaataaaataaaattattcataatgcCATAGGCTAGGCCAGCATACATGTAGTTGTGGCACTGCAAGATGAGGAGATTGAGCAGAATACATCAGCAACACATCTCCACATGCAGTCCGCTTGTACAATGTACAACAACATTCCCATCATTgtcctcaaaaaaatatgggtagattatttatcttaaattattttcaattaattataccaAAGAATATTATCAAACGTATATGGTAACTTTGGTACTTAGGAATGATTATAGATACATTTTATTagggtttatttttattcaatactgaacatttttattcacttaaacaTGTAAGTGGAAATGTTATTCATTAGCATattatgaaaaaacatattttatttattataagatttcaAACATTATAAGGAATAAGTCAAACAATTAACTCTCACCATCATCTAGTGCCTGtactatttgaatattataaagaTGAATTGGTAAATCCTTCTTAAGAAGTCTTCAAACACTGGTGTTTGATAATAGTAGTAAAACTGGATGAATATTGATAAATACCTCATCTGTAACACTtcataaaagaacaataaataaaaacttttcagcaACACAATATCCAGGAAGTATTCTGGattgaaataaatacatacacagCCAATGAAtcattaagattaataaattaatcttctgATAAAGGTAATCTCAGTCCAGAAATTTCTGGcaaattacaaaatcatatctattcggcaataatttaattacatgtgTTTGTAcacaattaagatttttttttaatttaatacattctttaaaGAAATTGCTTTTACGATTTTTTATATGCAGTAATACTTGTTACAttgtagaaaaattgtaaaattttattgaatgattAAAGTGTACTGTATTTCCTTCCATACCCCTCCACAAACCCCATAGACAAAATGAGTGCCATATATACcttattatttgttgtttcaatttatttactttttttttttttgagaacctgtagaaaaatatgtgaaatggaaaaaaatttgaaagtcatATTTAAAAAGAACTCTTTTTGCAATAATACAATTTCAATgttccataatttttttgttttttttttatttcaatgttccATAAGTTTCAAATTGTTATAATGTTACTTAAAGTGAAGATATGAAATTTCTGTTAAGcatcaaaatatgttttgaaaaaagttcTATGATTTAACAGGATTGCAAAGGAAAGAAATTCCATTAAAACTGGTGACTTATCTCTGGTTGTCTGTTAGAGAAGAATAAAGTCGTTTCACAATGTGCCACAATAAAACAACTATAGAGATCCAGACACAATGTTGTTGCACTCTACATGATGTAACTGTACAGACCACATGATTCTCACCTTTTCCAGGAAAAATCCTATTTTCCTTCTTAActcttttccctttccacttAAGTACCTGAAAGTATGAAACTATTGGAATGCTATAATAatctagttaaaaaatgtattttgtgaagaaaaatttcctttcatttatCAAGAgacaaaatagcaattttttttttaaatatgttctatTGATATAGAACATcagaatttctttatattaaacacctaaataattatcacaaaaagttgaaaatgtaCTGCTGTCAAGAcagataaaaaatctaatattattatgtaatttacagGAATTActatgttttcaataaataaattaaaactaaattaaataaaaaataatgtagtaaagaAGGTTTATATGGCATATAAATTAGTTCAGTTATACCATTTCGTAAgatgaattcttcaaaaatgagCTTTTTCTTTCATAATGAATGTTATAGaagcatgtaataataaaatttgaactcaTTACTACGtattaaaacattaacataagTTAACCCAGCATTAATGCAGTTatgcgattttttaaaaatattttcccgacatttttttatttttctactttttttaatcctttttctttaattgtgcAACGtcgtgcaataatttttttacctagcGATAATGCATCTACGTCACcttttttacttgttaatttgAAAGAACGCGGTGTACTGTCCTTCGCGCCATACTGTAACGAGTTGTTTTCCGATTACTTTGCGACTCTGGGTTCTGGATTTATTGCCGGAGGAGACAGGAACACGAAAGACCCATTGTGGGGTTTCCGGTTGACAACCAGCAGGGGAAGATCGCTGAGGAGGTGTGACCAAAATCTGTGCCTGGATGTCGTATCGGGATCCCAGCACATACGGGCCTACAAACCTGATGAAGATCCCAGATTTGCTTGACTTTTTTGTCACCTCGGGTATATCATCTGCGCACTCTGGTGAACAACTATGAATATAATTGTTCCACTCTCCCGTACTTCTTACATTGAGCACAACGGTGCTAAGGAGAAAGGGGAGGCCTATTTTTCGTAGGAGACGAACAGATTGGGTTTCTTAACAGGACTGGATCGAAGAAAAACTGACTGACCCGTTTCCACTCGATACCCATGGGGATATTGATTACGCGACGTACCTTTTGACGTCGGTCATGCAGGAGGGAGCATGGTGGTCTACACCTGATGATTTGCATTTAGCTAAAGGTAATACCTGTCCGAGGGAAGTGACAGAATTACTTGTCTCGCAACTGCGTCTTCGGCGGAATTGGCAGCGTTTCAGAAGGCCAGAAGACAGGACTCTTCTTAATAAGACGGCGCGGAGGATGAAGAGTTTGTTGAGGACTATCAAGGACGAGACATTCAAGAAGTACATAGGAAATCTTTTCTCACCTGAATGGAACGGATGCTCCTTATGGAAGGCTACTAAGGGACTGCAAGATCCCCAGGAATACTACCCGTCCTACAGAGGCGTACTGGATCGTGGGCGAGGACTGACAAAGAGAAGGTCTATCTGTTTGCTTCACACCTAGAGATAACGTTCCGACCCCACGATGAAGAGGGTCTCGGTGATGTGGATGTTAACCACTTCCTTGAGAGCCCGATTCCAATCAGCTTCCCGATTAGACCGATCTCTGCAAAGAAGATAACTGAAATTGCTTAACCAAGGAAGACGACTGAGGAAGGCCTTGGcttagtgacgcacaaaatgcttgtcatgctactGCTTAAAGGCATCGAGCACATTAGGAATCTGTTTAACGCTGTCctgcggacgtcttacttcccagcggaatggaaggtgtcgcagGTGGTGATGAGTTTGAAACCAGGCTAGCCtgcacaggaagtttcttcttacagatCAATTAGCCTAttaccggtcttatctaaattgtttgagaagctactatTGTACAGGCTTCGGCCAGTGTTGGAGAGTAAGGGGATAATTCCGGAccaccaatttgggttcaggtGTGGCCATTCCACAATGGAACAATCCGAGTCTTCAGTGGAGGACTGGAGGAGCGAAAATTCTGCTCGGCGGAGTttttagacatccaacaggcctttaataaggtatggatacctggcttgctctacaagttaaagctacaactttcCTAGTCTTCAGGAATTATCTGAAAAGCGTGTtttgctcaggtgaaatgtaattACGAGTTTTCAAGATTCTTTGAGATTGGGTCGGGTGTCTCtcagggctctgtgctgggccctttattattattattattattcattgcgGACATTCCGGCCCTTGATGATTGCATAGTCGCCACGTTcgccgatgacactgctatcatggccgttaacgaagaccctgGTCTTCGTTAACTTCCAGACTTCTTGGAAGCAAGGAGATAGGTAGGTTGGCCTATCCCATCTGTCAGAGTCTGACCAACAAATTCATTAAACTGCTGGAGGGTGCACAATCTTCTTGAAAATAAGTTGATGTAGATCTTCAAGTTCATTCTGTTGAGAAAGCAATAATCATTTAACATA
This window encodes:
- the LOC142325837 gene encoding uncharacterized protein LOC142325837 encodes the protein MNKLVATVIGAVSPHLKRFTPFLYKNLYNLGSYWEDKVGRPMIYPYTYTAVLMTFPFKFYVSNGWSVKYYLIATLLCMPFHRKLSKAVNSKENKKRWKQIRKEWYGPHHDDH